The bacterium genome segment TATTTTTCACGGGGGACAGGGTGATCAATACCGGGACTTCCACGTCGTCCTTGCGCCGGTAATGCATCTCAAAGGTGAGCGAAACGCCCTCCGAGCGGACTTTGTGATATTTTTCCGCACTCATGAGCAACTCGCGCTCGGGGACTATCACCGCAGGGCTTTTCCCGAGCATCTCGATGCCCTGCCAGTGGTACAGGTTTTCCGCTCCGGAGTTCCAGAAGATGATTTTCCGCTCCAGGTCCGTAATGATGATGGCGTCGGCGGAATCGCCGACCACGCTCTGAAAGAAGCTGCGGCTTGTTTTTTCCTTTTCGTGAAGCTGCGCGTTTTCGATGGCGATGGCCGCCTGGGCCGCGAAAGCCGCGAGAACATCTACATCCTCGTCGAGGAATTGGTCTCGGTTCCGCGACGTGCAATTGATGATGCCGATCGTTCGCCCGGAGGATCTCAGGGGGTACCCCATAAAAGCATGTATCCCGTGCTTCCGGGCCCACTTTCGCGTTCTGACTACGGGTTCGTCCTGGATGTTGTGGGTGATATAAGGCTTTTCCGACCTGAAAGTTTTGCCTGCGAGGGTTTCGTCAAGACGGAAAGTGCGGCCTTCTTCTTCGGGATAGGGGATCGGGCCGGCGAACGCTTGGAGCTGAAGTTCGTTTTTCGCCTCGTCGCAGAGAAAAATGCGCGAATGATCGGCATCCAAGAGAGTGACCGCCGCCTGGGCGATGCTTTCCAGCGTATCTTTCAGGGACAACGACTCGGAAATCTTTTGATGGATTTTCGCCAGCGTATTCAGGCGGAAGGAGCGCTGCTCGGCGGACTGGTAGAGCGTGGCGTTGCGGATGGCGGGGCCGAGGTGTTGTGCGACGATCGTGATGAGGTCTTCGTGCTCGCGTGTGAAGGTGCCGACTTTTCTGCTGGCGAGCCCGAAATGGGCGAAGGCTTTTCCCTCGCGTAAAATGGGCACAAACAAAGCGCTTCGAAACCCGACCTTCGCCATCTCTTGTGCAGGTTCGAGATCGATCTCTCGGATGTCCGGACAGTTTTTTAGTGTATTCGTTTCATAAACCTCGAGGAAAAAGCCTTTCGGATCGTCCAGCCGGAACCGGCTGAACAAGGCGTCCGGAGTCACAAGCGCCGGAAGGTCAACGTCGGACTCAATGTGTAGATATTGATAACGGTTGGCTTTTTCGTTGGTGCGCGCAATAACGAATCTCTCGCAGGGAATCACGGTACGGATTTCTTGCGCGATTTTTTTGAACAGCTCCCCGGGTTCGAGCGGCGAGCCGGCGGCCTCGGCGATCTTGCCGACCAGGGCAAACTGCTTTACGCGGTTTTTTTCTTCTTCCAGCCGGATAATTTTTTCGATGGCGATGGAGGCGAGGGCTCCAATCGTAGAGGCGAGCTTTTTGTCTTCGGGAGAATATTCGCGAATTGAAAGATGATAGATAAACAGCGCGCCGAAGGGGGCGTCGTTGGTGCCCAGCGAAATGGCGCACGTAGTGCGATGTCCAGCTTTTACAATATGGTCGCGGTATTTTGCCCGAGGGTCGCTGGAGAGGTCAGAGACAATCTGCAACTTTTCTCCGCTCTCCATAATATCCTTGAGCAAGGGCGCTTTCTCTAGGTTTTCCACCTCCCGCATGTAATCTTCGGGGATGTTGTGGGAGGTGATGGTTTCGTGCGTCTTCGGCCCCTCGGCATAGAACCGGGAAACGAGCGACCTGTCGGCGCGGAGGACGCGGCAGGCTTCCTCGCAGATGGTGTTCAGAATGGCGGGGAGGCTTGTCTCCCGAAGGATTTTCTGGATGGAGACCGCCAGCGCCTCATAGGAGTCCGCCGCCTGTGCGCTGAGCACGGAGGCGCCGTTGGTGTAGTTTTTTGTTTCTTTGCCGGACATGTCTCTTCGCCCCCACCTTTCCCGGCCGATGCAGAACGATCCTTCGGCGGCGCGATGAAAGTACAATCCCATAATTTTCAATGATAACGGAGGCTCCCGTCAACGCCAGCCAGTTTGGCCTCGAAACAGTTTGTTCACGAAAGTAATTGTCCCGCCAGGAGATGGGAAGGCGCGATATGGCATTTGTGCCGCTCTCGGGGGCGTTCCGAGGGGATTGATGAATTTGCAGAACGCTTGCGGCGCGCCCGGGAAAGCCTTTAAATAGCTCTTGCCCCCCATTCGATACCTTATGGCTTGTCCTCGTTTTTTCCGGTATGAGTGAAAGCGGGTGATGTCCGGGCCGAAAACCATGCGGAGGAGGCGGGCCCTTCGCCGGCAGTGGAACATATTTCAGAATCGCTGGAATTTAAATTTAAAGGAGGACGCCGCATGTATGAGATCGTAGACCTCAGCCAGGAGATATACACCGGGCAGCCCCGTTTTCCGGGGCATCCCCCGACCGAGCTGAAGTTCATCGCCAACCACGGAAGGGTGGAGAATGAGCCCATCCAGCCCAAGGGGATGACCTACGCCGCGATGATTCTGAACATGTGCGACCACGGGCCGACCCACACCGATTCGGTGAGCCACATTGACGAGCGGCCCACGGCGCCGACCATCGAGAAATCGCCGCTCAGCAACTTCTTCACCCGGGGGATCGCGCTGGATTTCACCGGCCAGGTCGAGCCGCTCGAGGAGATCACCCTGAAGCAGCTCCAGGATGAGCTGGCGAAGACGGGCCTGACCCCCCCCGAGGGCGGCACCGTTCTTTTCACGGCGGGACATTTCAGGCGAACCTATCCGAAGGACCCCTACATTACGGACTATCCCGGCCTCAGCTACGAGGCGGCGGAGCTGCTCTACCGCGAGTGCGGCGTCATCAATATCGGCCAGGATGCGCCGAGCATCGACGCGGGAAAGAACACGGGCAAGCTCGAGTTTCCCTGCCATCTGCTGTGCCGCGAGCTCCAGCGGCACAATACGGAAAACCTTTGCAACATCGAGGAGGTGGCCGGGAAGGAATTTCTCTACGCCGGCCTCCCGCTCCGCATCCGCGAGGGCTCCGGCTCTCCCGTGCGGGCGGTAGCGGTGCTGAACATCTAGTGAGGGGTGCGGCAGAGATCAGGGGAGGAAGGCGACCGCCATCGCGATGACGATGATGGTGGTGCACAGGGCCGCGAAACCGAGCGGGGTGAGGATGGTGTTTTTCTTCATCCGGGAGTTCCTTTCGCGTTTGTTTGGCGTACATCTGATTGGACGCGGCGGGGTTCCCGGCCGGGGTTTTTGTCTGTAAACCGCTATAAATCAAAGAAATGGAAGCCAACGGCCGTTCCGGCCCAGCAGGTGGCGGGGCAGGCTCCCGCGAACCCCTCGCTGCCAATTCCTTGTCATCGAGCGCTCAGCCGTTCTTGACCTCAATCTCGGCGAATTCGAGGGCTTTTTGAATGCGCTTTAGGGTGTCCTTGCCAGGAACCTGGAGGGGGGCTCGCACCGCCATCGAGGGGAGTTTTCCCGACAGATAGAGAGCGGCCTTCATCCGCGGGACCATGTTGATCATGGGCGGCTCGAAGATGACGCGGGCAAGGCGGTCGATCTTCTCGTGGAGTTCTTTTGCATGGGCGATATTGCCCTCCCTGACGGCATTGAACATTCCCACGATGAGCTCCGGGCACAGGGTGTGAAAGATCAGAAGGGTACCGTCTGCACCGGCCAGAAAGTTGTAAAAGAGGATGGTATCGTTTCCCGTCAGGATGGCGACGTCCCGATCCAGCTCCCGGACGCCGTGGAGATTTTTCTCGAAGCTGGCGGTGGCCCAGGTTGTGTCCTTCACTCCGACCACGCCCGGTATCTGGCAGACCTCGCGCACAATCTCGGTCGTGTAATTCACGCCGGAATAAGCGCCCATCACAAAGAAGATCATCGGGAGATCCACAGCTTCCAGGACCTCCTCGCAGAAGCGGCGCACCAGCGGCCCGTCAATCCCCCACGAGAACCAGCAGGGGGCCATCATCAAAGAAGCGTCCGCCCCGCGCTCCTGCGAGTCGCTGCTAACCCGGATGGCTCCCTCGGTGGTGTCCGGATACGGGGAAATGCCGGCTACGGTGAGGTGGCCGCGCGGCTTCGCGGTCCGCGCCACGATTTCAACCACTTGCATGCGCTCCTCATAGGTGAGGCTATCCCCCTCGCCCGCATGGGCGTTCACGACAAAACCGCTCATGAGGCCCGTCTCAGCCAATTCGGCGACCTGGGTTTCGAGGCCCTCCCGATCGATCTCTCCACTCTTTGTGAACGGAACCACGCAAGCGGCCAGGTGGCGGTAGCGCTCTGCATTCGTCATCGTGGGGCTCCTTCTCTTCGG includes the following:
- a CDS encoding GAF domain-containing protein, coding for MSGKETKNYTNGASVLSAQAADSYEALAVSIQKILRETSLPAILNTICEEACRVLRADRSLVSRFYAEGPKTHETITSHNIPEDYMREVENLEKAPLLKDIMESGEKLQIVSDLSSDPRAKYRDHIVKAGHRTTCAISLGTNDAPFGALFIYHLSIREYSPEDKKLASTIGALASIAIEKIIRLEEEKNRVKQFALVGKIAEAAGSPLEPGELFKKIAQEIRTVIPCERFVIARTNEKANRYQYLHIESDVDLPALVTPDALFSRFRLDDPKGFFLEVYETNTLKNCPDIREIDLEPAQEMAKVGFRSALFVPILREGKAFAHFGLASRKVGTFTREHEDLITIVAQHLGPAIRNATLYQSAEQRSFRLNTLAKIHQKISESLSLKDTLESIAQAAVTLLDADHSRIFLCDEAKNELQLQAFAGPIPYPEEEGRTFRLDETLAGKTFRSEKPYITHNIQDEPVVRTRKWARKHGIHAFMGYPLRSSGRTIGIINCTSRNRDQFLDEDVDVLAAFAAQAAIAIENAQLHEKEKTSRSFFQSVVGDSADAIIITDLERKIIFWNSGAENLYHWQGIEMLGKSPAVIVPERELLMSAEKYHKVRSEGVSLTFEMHYRRKDDVEVPVLITLSPVKNIEGKIIAVTGFHKDLSSARQAADALRESEEKFRSLVESAPDALFVSDSEGKFVDVNRRACDSLGYTREELLAMRISDIEIKYPFDKIREKRAARPFGTTETLDGVHKRKDGSTFPIEVHARNFELAGRVVALSIVRDVSEQKRSEEVLRLAKEEAEKANLAKSEFLSNLSHELRSPLNAVIGFSDLLELTLGDNPNIKYALKIKESGNQLVHLIDDLLHLDRIETGKVILELHRTTINALVSSIGDSRRDHLPEHFTLETKLDAACGEVRCDSARVTQILTNLIDNAIKYSPEGGAIHLRTKAKESEIWISVEDDGVGIPVEKREVIFERFRQIKSETGGHAGGLGIGLGIVKKLVEFHGGRIWLESQPGKGSVFTFSLPLDTAEEHIPLPLPGRDSSENAWDNEPWAKKSVLVVDDHQHLHEYMRLLMRSARNVLSAFDGEAGIQMARSEQPDIVIMDLRMPVMNGLEATRILKADAETRDIPIIAVSAQAMPEDRESCFSAGATGFVSKPVDIALLRKELTRALST
- a CDS encoding cyclase family protein, encoding MYEIVDLSQEIYTGQPRFPGHPPTELKFIANHGRVENEPIQPKGMTYAAMILNMCDHGPTHTDSVSHIDERPTAPTIEKSPLSNFFTRGIALDFTGQVEPLEEITLKQLQDELAKTGLTPPEGGTVLFTAGHFRRTYPKDPYITDYPGLSYEAAELLYRECGVINIGQDAPSIDAGKNTGKLEFPCHLLCRELQRHNTENLCNIEEVAGKEFLYAGLPLRIREGSGSPVRAVAVLNI
- a CDS encoding dihydrodipicolinate synthase family protein — protein: MTNAERYRHLAACVVPFTKSGEIDREGLETQVAELAETGLMSGFVVNAHAGEGDSLTYEERMQVVEIVARTAKPRGHLTVAGISPYPDTTEGAIRVSSDSQERGADASLMMAPCWFSWGIDGPLVRRFCEEVLEAVDLPMIFFVMGAYSGVNYTTEIVREVCQIPGVVGVKDTTWATASFEKNLHGVRELDRDVAILTGNDTILFYNFLAGADGTLLIFHTLCPELIVGMFNAVREGNIAHAKELHEKIDRLARVIFEPPMINMVPRMKAALYLSGKLPSMAVRAPLQVPGKDTLKRIQKALEFAEIEVKNG